A region of Dictyostelium discoideum AX4 chromosome 1 chromosome, whole genome shotgun sequence DNA encodes the following proteins:
- the tgrO4 gene encoding immunoglobulin E-set domain-containing protein, with protein MNKKIILITFLFLISFLKVFCKIDIDNTIVISNETYLSYQIPLGSENISSIIFYHYDRSPFQLDFECSNSKNSNSTTCFTTIDDEEKKQMYGGKISYNHERSMDRALFPTPIISSPFRPPTKGGELVIKGTYLTFFERASYYQIIYPKSQIINIFDFQLSSFDPTNVNVQFPPGCGYQLIEWENGKVYNFSYEKPSISNIKTTSPNIIVNGSNFCDKSYPSNITIDGNLIQSSNIEKDQDSIIIKYNEKYATKSKIIIETSNCTSIETIFEFKPDQLTINSVPINKGGLILINGIRLSPNPANKIQNNISIKIGNLTCFNVISISSELISCTLSQLNKSISNNIKNDLPVSVSINEITNENKLIFNYNTVRLNPNKYSLPNRVLQLNGDCLGNSNDTIVYLNGKEVILKDLEINYNETVLSFKIPDEYQSKLNVSVKVNNVMSNEIQIDISFYVSLSNISPSTYENTNIILTLYNIKPENYNKLPTLIINSEDQISINGVSLNSTNQEVHSYSFLIPVGCGKKEITIKIGTQSCLSSISYIEPIISNCKVSGYDGKSGEIICVGNFGNQNYLSQSYVLFSNNKISPPLINSTTLSFPLISGYHSDDLILEMCEIPSKSFKLNISPSLKRIDASNVNTNGGLFYIFGEFFNSNINSSVFCNDIPYQGIFENTTSIIFELPIQGPNDIMCNYSFNNGMNYSDFQVEYPKPMVENISTIYAIGGNLTIYGNNFYNISNITIEVNNQLQCNNIEFINLTTITCNLPPINETIHSSIFSQKLLKNTTTTIFSKKLLLKITFESKSWSGNIFQYSKDEIQYYDSENSSGKTLNDSTNQYNKENNGNGINMSIKNIVLICTLVPSSIIIVVFSVMIFLRIRRKRIEQINYLKSIKKRNYLSQEQKEKNRSKAKEVDDEIQKKIFENKCFMLQYATRNATYRSTVAWMEKELKKQEDQLKNDNIEASSSGQNQQQDLENKNETTSQLPPPPQLQQPSSLPSPQPQPPSSPLLPSPLPSPSPPLQPPSSTSLPSPPTTNINQNDSEI; from the exons atgaataaaaaaataatattgattacatttttatttttaatttcttttttaaaagttttttgtaaaatagaTATAGATA atacCATTGttatttcaaatgaaactTACCTTTCTTATCAAATTCCATTAGGTAGTGAAAATATCTcttcaatcattttttatcattatgaTCGTTCACCATTCCAATTGGATTTCGAGTGTTCCAATTCCAAGAATTCAAATAGTACAACCTGTTTTACaacaattgatgatgaagaaaagaaacaaatGTATGGTGGTAAAATTTCATATAATCATGAACGAAGTATGGATCGGGCTTTGTTTCCAACTCCAATAATTTCTTCACCATTTAGACCACCTACTAAAGGAGGTGAATTAGTTATTAAAGGAACATATTTAACTTTCTTTGAAAGAGCTtcttattatcaaattatatATCCAAAATCTCAAATCATAAacatttttgattttcaattatcaAGCTTTGATCCAACAAATGTAAATGTTCAATTTCCTCCTGGATGTGgatatcaattaattgagTGGGAAAATGGTAAAGTATATAACTTTAGTTATGAAAAACCATCAATATCAAACATCAAAACAACTTCTccaaatattattgttaatggTTCTAATTTCTGTGATAAATCTTACCCATCAAATATTACAATTGAtggtaatttaattcaaagttcaaatattgaaaaagatcaagattcaattattatcaaatataatgaaaaatatgcaacaaaatcaaaaataatcatTGAAACAAGTAATTGTACATCAATTGAAACCATCTTTGAATTTAAACCAGACCAATTAACGATCAACTCTGTACCAATCAACAAAGGTggattgattttaattaatggaaTAAGATTATCACCAAATCCAgcaaataaaattcaaaataatatttctatcaaaattggtaatttaacTTGTTTTAATGTTATATCAATATCAAGTGAATTAATTTCATGTACTTTAAGTCAACTCAACAAATCgatatcaaataatattaaaaatgatttaccaGTTTCAGTATCAATAAATGAAAtcacaaatgaaaataaattaatatttaattataatactGTTAGattaaatccaaataaaTATAGTTTACCAAATAGAGTTTTACAACTAAATGGTGATTGTTTAggaaattcaaatgatacaattgtttatttaaatggtaaagaagtaatattaaaagatttagagatcaattataatgaaacagttttatcatttaaaataccaGATGAATATCAATCAAAACTAAATGTTTCAGTCAAGGTCAATAATGTCATGtcaaatgaaattcaaattgATATATCATTCTATGTTAGTTTGTCAAATATATCACCAAGTACATatgaaaatacaaatataatattaactttatataatatcaaaccagaaaattataataaattaccaacattaataataaattctgAAGAccaaatttcaataaatggTGTATCTTTAAACTCAACAAATCAAGAAGTTCATTCATACTCGTTTTTGATACCTGTGGGTTGcggaaaaaaagaaattacaattaaaattggtacTCAATCATGTTTATCTTCAATTTCATACATTGAaccaattatttcaaattgtAAAGTATCTGGTTATGATGGTAAAAGTGGTGAAATTATATGTGTTGGCAATTTTGGTAATCAAAATTACCTAAGTCAATCttatgttttattttcaaataataaaatttcgcCCCCATTAATTAATAGTACAACTTTATCATTCCCTTTAATATCAGGTTATCATAgcgatgatttaattttggaaatGTGTGAAATTCCAAgcaaatcttttaaattaaatatttcaccATCATTAAAAAGAATAGATGCATCAAATGTTAATACAAACGGtggtttattttatatttttggtGAATTCTTTAATTCAAACATTAATTCAAGTGTTTTTTGTAATGATATTCCATACCAAggtatttttgaaaatacaaCATCAATTATATTCGAATTACCAATTCAAGGTCCCAATGATATAATGTGtaattattcatttaataatggaATGAATTATAGTGATTTCCAAGTTGAATATCCAAAACCAATGGTTGAAAACATTAGCACAATATATGCTATTGGAGgaaatttaacaatttatGGTAATaacttttataatatttcaaatattacaatagaggttaataatcaattacaatgtaataatattgaatttataaatttaacaacaataacatgTAATTTACCACCAATTAATGAAACAATTCACTCATCAATTTTCAGCCAAAAACTTCTGAAAAACACTACAACCACAATTTTCagtaaaaaactattattaaaaataacatttGAAAGTAAATCATGGAGTggaaatatttttcaatattctAAAGAtgaaattcaatattatgaTAGTGAAAACTCAAGTGGTAAAACTTTGAATGATAGCACAAATCAATATAACAAAGAAAACAATGGAAATGGAATTAATATgagtataaaaaatatagtgTTAATTTGTACTTTAGTGCCTTCTAGTATAATTATAGTAGTATTTTCggtaatgatttttttaagaataagaagaaaaagaatagaacaaataaattatctcaaaagtattaaaaaaagaaattatttatcacaagaacaaaaagaaaaaaaccgTTCAAAAGCAAAAGAAGTTGACGATGagatacaaaaaaaaatatttgaaaataaatgtttCATGCTTCAATATGCTACCAGGAATGCAACTTATAGAAGTACTGTGGCATGGATGGAAAAAGAgttaaaaaaacaagaagatcaattaaaaaatgataatattgaagCTTCGAGTAGTGGtcaaaaccaacaacaagatcttgaaaataaaaatgaaacaacctcccaattaccaccaccaccacaactacAGCAACCATCATCACTACcatcaccacaaccacagccaccatcatcaccattattaccatcaccactaccatcaccatcaccaccactacagccaccatcatcaacatctctaccatcaccaccaactactaatataaatcaaaatgattctgaaatttaa